From Spirochaetales bacterium:
GACAGATTTCCTGACAGCAGTAACACCGGATACATTGTTCATAATCATAGGCGGGGGGTGAACCGTTATTCCCGGCGGGAAATTTCAATGCCTTTGGTTTCACGGGACAGAGCGAAACACATGTGCCGCACCTCGTACACCGCTCCGCATCGATAACGGGTCGAGCGGTAAACGCGTTGCGGAAGAACGGTGGAAGATTGACTGTCTTCACATCTTTTATCGGTTTCCTCGTGACACGGAAAGCCCTGTTTTTGAGTTTTTCCGGAATATCCCCCTTGATTTCGATCTCATCCGCTTTCCATGTGCCGAGACCGTATTCACGCCCGATCGTATTGGTCGGGACATATTCGGGATCGAGATCGATCAGCCTGCACGCCACAGCGTCGAGTGCGACCGGGTCGGCGGAAAAAAGAAGCACATTCATGGGGACGGGATCCCCTCCCCGCGGTCCGTTTCCTTCCATGGCCATGATCCCGTCCATAATATAAAGTTTCGGTTTCAGAAGAAGGTTCAATGACACAAGCATTCTGGCAAAATCGTATGGTTTACTGAGTTTGACATGGAACTGCGGCTTGAGTAATCCGGGAATACATCCAAACTGATTTTTAACCGCCCCGGTGATCCGGAGTAGCCCATGGGTTTTCAGTTTCGCAAGGCTTACGATACTGTCGCAGGCAAGCGCCCCTTCGGCAATCGTAAACTTTCTGGTAAAGGGCGAATCACTGAAGACGACCTCCTTCCCGTGCGTGAAATCAGCCATAGGAATACCGAGGTCCTCCGCGACCTGAAAAAGGCCCGCCCCTTTCATATTTGTCTTAAAACTCCCGAATCCCGAAGAATCCCCGTAGGAAAGCCGGCCCCCCGCATCAAGCAGCATTCTGCATGTCGCATCGAAAACGGCCGGGTGTGTAGAGACGCACTTTTTTGGGTTCTCACCGAAAAGGACATTGGGTTTGACAAGAATCATTTCACCTGTTTTGAAAAAAGAGGCGGGACCGCCGAGCAGGTCCACCCCCTTTTTAATCGCGGCATCGACTCTTTCCTTTTCATATGAAGAACACCTGATAAGTGAGACAATCGACCGGGATATATTCATTATTGTTTTCCTCCTTCCCCTATTTTTTCTATTCTTTTTTCATTAAATCCCGACAGTATCCCGGCGGCCGCCAGGATAAGGAGAATCCCGCCCGCCTGAATGAGGATTTCCGTCATTGACAGTTCATGCCATTCCTCAAATATAACAATACCGCCTCCTGTCGGCAACAATATCTGGAAAACGGTATAAATCGGGGCGATGTGTATTCCCCTCCCGTATTTATAGGCGACGTTAAGAATAATCACGGCGAGTATCGAGAGGAGAATGAACATAAGGCCGCATACGACAATGGGAATGACGGGAATCTCTGACCCGCCGCATCGTTTGAGAATACCGGCGGCAAAGGGCTTCTGAAATATAAGGCTTGTTCCCCCGGCTATCCCCGCCGAAAGCGCATAGATTGTTCCGCCATAGCGATGGGAACGGCGGTGCGAAACAAGCGAACACGGAAGACAGATGATGTTCGGAATGGCGAGAAAAAGAAGCGCGCCGGTTTCCGTCATCTTCCCGATGAGGGCTTCCGGAGTAACGTGCATCTCCCTGACACGGCCAGCGAAGAGGGTAATCATTACCGTTCCGGATAAAATAAGGGCGATCGCGGTCCACTCGATCCGGGTGACCTTTTCGCCGAGATAGAACCTGAAAAAAAGGACTAGTACAACGAATCCCGTTGCGGTAAACGGCATAATCATGCTGACCGGACCCAGACCGTAAGCAACCGCGAGCAACACACCCCCGAAAAACGGCAGGATAATGCCGGTCACCCATATACCGGTCGAAAGATAATCGGCGATACCCCGGGATATCCCGCTTGACAGGCGTTTTACGGCAACCCGGTTGACGCCCTTTTTTTGAAAAACATATCCGATGTTTTTGAGGGAGAATGAAAGAATACCGAGCAAAATCGCGTACATACCTGCCGCCGTTACCGGATCACGATAAAAACTGAAAGGATGAGAGTATCAGGTGAAGGGTCTCACCGTATTCCTCCAGCCGCCCCGGTAATGTCGCACAATTCACCACATAGAGTAACCCACAACGGATGAGGAAAAAGGCGGCGTATTGCACCTCGATCTCATCGGCTCGACCGGTATACGTTATTCTGAAAGCGGGATGGCCGCCGAGGGTGGTATCGTTCGATTCAATCAACGAAAAATCGGGTGTCTGTTTTTCCAGTCCCCCGATAATGATGGACGCATATTGGGAGAGACTCATCCTCTCCCCGGTCATGGTATCGAAAAGGATATTGAAGCACTCCGCTAATTCCTGTTCCGGTTCCCGGGGGGGCATGATAAAGCTCACCCTGTTTGTTCCTTCATCTTTTGTCCATTCGGCGGGATATTGTACGCGGAAGTGATATGCCGGATTATCATAGACGAGAAATCCTTCGATCGGCTCTAAGGCCGCCCCCCCCGCGGACTCTCCGCCCGAAGCGTCTCCGCCTGAAAGATCGTTACATGCGGTCTCTTCGCCCGCATCGGGATCGATCGATCCCTGCCTGATGCAGCTTCCCGTTCCGAAGCCGGCTGCGATAATCACCGCTACTGACGGTAAAAGAAACAATATACCGATTTTTCTTCTTCTCATTCTCACGTTCTCTCCCCTTATCGGCATCCTCATTTCCTCTTTCGCGCTTCAAACCCGGAAAAGGTAAAATGCGATTCCCCGAAATGAACGGTTTCACCCGATCCGGGAATGATAGCCTCATTTTCCGAAACAGGCAAGAGAATGAGACTGATTTCAGGACTCAGATTGCGGCTTTTAACGGTCAGCCAGCCATTGTCGATGACGAGTTCGTATTCCTTTGTCGGCAGATACATATCGAGGACTTCGCGAGTCTCTTCCGAACTGACGATTTCATATATTCCGCAGCGTCGTTCGAATACCCCGGGAATTTTGTCATGCTTCAGTCCGACGAGCGAAAGATGGGTCACCTGCTGCGCCACGGACGCCTCGATAAAAAGGTAAGCCGTCCCTTTCGAATTGACCGTAAACCTGAAATAGACGGTATGATAGCCCGCGAATCCCGCAATATCGAAATGAAGAAAGAGAAAAGAAAATACCGGTTTGAATAACCCCGGTTCAACAGGGACGAGAAGGAACTCCGTATCCATGATCGATGTTTTGCAAAAAAGATCCCGCCCCCTGCGATAAACATCGATCGACACACCGATCATGGCATATTTTCCCTCAAAAACGGAGAGTTCTTCGGTTGAAGGCTTCCACCGCCTCCCTGCTTCTTTTCCCTCATCGAGGGGCAATACCGCTTCCCCGGTCTTTGCCTCGATAAAATTGCCGAACGAAGAAGAGACTATCTCACTACACGCCTTGTTTCCGGTATCCGCGTTGGTGAGAATAATCATGGCCATATCGGATTGCGGTGAAAAAACGAAAAGCGTTGAAAATCCGTTTATCCACCCGTTATGCCCGGCAATATCGGCAATATCACGATAGGCAAAAAACCGGGTCATAAAGCCCAGACCATAAT
This genomic window contains:
- a CDS encoding DUF362 domain-containing protein — protein: MNISRSIVSLIRCSSYEKERVDAAIKKGVDLLGGPASFFKTGEMILVKPNVLFGENPKKCVSTHPAVFDATCRMLLDAGGRLSYGDSSGFGSFKTNMKGAGLFQVAEDLGIPMADFTHGKEVVFSDSPFTRKFTIAEGALACDSIVSLAKLKTHGLLRITGAVKNQFGCIPGLLKPQFHVKLSKPYDFARMLVSLNLLLKPKLYIMDGIMAMEGNGPRGGDPVPMNVLLFSADPVALDAVACRLIDLDPEYVPTNTIGREYGLGTWKADEIEIKGDIPEKLKNRAFRVTRKPIKDVKTVNLPPFFRNAFTARPVIDAERCTRCGTCVSLCPVKPKALKFPAGNNGSPPAYDYEQCIRCYCCQEICPEKAIYIKRPLLSGVFGWG